The genomic region CCTTCCCCACGCTCGACTGTGCCCAGTGCACGCTGACCCCCCGCACGGTGGAGACGGGCCAGCACCGCAACATCCAGCTCTATACACATAGCGAGGTGGTGGGGCTCGATGGGGAGCCCGGGGCGTACCGCGCGCGAATCCGGCGCAAGAAGTCCTACGTGGACTGGACCAAGTGCACCGGCTGCGGAGCCTGCCAGGAAAAGTGCCCCACCAAGGTGCCCACCAACTTCTTCGAGCGCGGTGTCGGGGCCAAGAAGGCCATCTACACCCTCTCGCCCCAGGCCGTCCCCAACAAGCCCATCATCGACGAGGACCACTGCCGCTACCTCCTGTATGGCAAGTGCGGGGTCTGCGCCAAGATCTGCCCCGTGGGCGCCATCGTGTACGACCAGGAGGAGACCGTCGTCGAGGAAGACGTGGCGGCGGTGGTGGTGGCCACGGGCTTCGAGCTCTACCCCATGTCGGCCATGGGCGAGTACGGGTACGGCACGGTCCCCGACGTGATCGACGGCTTCGCCATGGAGCGCCTGTGCTCGGCCTCGGGCCCCACGGCAGGCCGGGTGCTGCGGCCCTCGGACGGCAAGGTCCCGGAGGACATCGTCTTCATCCAGTGCGTGGGGAGCCGCGACCCGGAGAACCACAAGCCCTACTGCAGCCGCATCTGCTGCATGTACTCGGCCAAGCACGCCCGCCTCTACAAGCACAAGGAGCACCACGGCCGGGCGACGCTGTTCTACATGGACCTGCGCTGCACCGGGAAGGGCTACGAGGAGTTCCTCCAGCAGTCCACCGAGGAGGAGGGCCTGGTCTACGTGCGGGGCCGGGTCTCCAAGATCTTCCGCGACGGCGACAAGGTGGTGGTGTGGGGTACCGACACCCTCTCGGGGCAGCCCGTCGAGGTGCGCACCGACCTGGTGGTGCTGGCCATGGCGGC from Thermodesulfobacteriota bacterium harbors:
- a CDS encoding CoB--CoM heterodisulfide reductase iron-sulfur subunit A family protein, translating into MFDSNDKQRVLVIGGGIAGITAAVDLGDAGHQVVMVERLPSVGGRMLQLSETFPTLDCAQCTLTPRTVETGQHRNIQLYTHSEVVGLDGEPGAYRARIRRKKSYVDWTKCTGCGACQEKCPTKVPTNFFERGVGAKKAIYTLSPQAVPNKPIIDEDHCRYLLYGKCGVCAKICPVGAIVYDQEETVVEEDVAAVVVATGFELYPMSAMGEYGYGTVPDVIDGFAMERLCSASGPTAGRVLRPSDGKVPEDIVFIQCVGSRDPENHKPYCSRICCMYSAKHARLYKHKEHHGRATLFYMDLRCTGKGYEEFLQQSTEEEGLVYVRGRVSKIFRDGDKVVVWGTDTLSGQPVEVRTDLVVLAMAAVPNPEQAELARVLGVPLDENGFFQEAHYKVRSVETGREGIVVAGTCQGPRDIADTVAHASAAASKVQVFLSRLRREAA